The DNA region CCGCGCCGAAAGGGGCCCACGCTGCACCGATGCGCGGGCCAAGGTTGTTGCGGTCTTCGGGGAAGACACTGGTCGCGCCGATGCTGCCGAAGACCGCATCCAGCGCGGCGTTGGGGCGCTGCGGCAACGGGAGCAGCTCATACTCGTACCGCACGCCGGCATCGATGGAGAGATTCGCGCGCGGTCTCCAGCGCTCCTGCACAAACCCCGCGAGGTCCATGGTCGACCACGAAGCAGCTTGCTCGCCAAAGCTCTGCGTGTATGACTGAAAGCAGAACCGGTGCGCAGCCGCATTGATCGAAGGGCAGCCTCCGTTGGGATACGCGCGGACGTTGAACGTGTAGTCCGTGATCCAGTCGACCAGCCCACCTGCGTGACCGTTGGTTGCACTGCTGTCGTAGCGAAACGTGCCGACCGTGTTGTCGAGCGCGCTCACCTGATCGTGTACGGCGCTGAGATCGAAGCCCGCCTGCAAAAAATGGCGGCCTGCCGCGAGCGTGGCGATATCGGCAAACTGCGCGCGGCGTTCCTCGGGGTACGCTCTTCGTCCCACGCCCGCCGGCGTTCCGAAGGAGAAGCCGTTGGGACCGATCGAGATCTGCGGCGAGAGGCCGCCGAGTCCGATCGCAGGCTCCTGCGGCAGCGGGATCTGCGCCTGCTCGAACTGGAAGTCGCGCGCATAAGCTACGCGGACCTCGTTGGCAAAGCGCGGCGATGCGGCCCACAGCCACCTTGCCGATGCGGCATCCACCTTCGTGTATCCGCTGCCAAAGCTGGCGACACCGCGGTCGACCACCGGTGCTCCACGCAGCCCCGCAGGCACTGCCGAGCGCAGGCGGTTGTACTGCGCGCTCACGCGGTTCTTCGACGTCGCCTGCCAGTCGAGCTTGATGAAATTGATTGTCTGATCGTCGCGTCTCTGCACGCGGCCTGTCAGGCTGTTCAGGTAGTTCAATGCGGCGTTTACATTCGCTGGAGTGGCACCGCGATTTGCGAGCAGCGCTCGCTGCGTCACCGTGAGCGCATAGAAGTTCGGGTCTCCCGGAGCCGAGATGCCCTCGAAGCCGCGACGCTGCTGGTCAAACGCATAGAAGTAGAAGAGTCTGTTGCGCACCGCCGCACCGCCGACGGTCCCTCCAAACTGCTGTCGCAGGTCTGGCGGCTTCACATAGGCTGCGGTGACCGTGCCGTCGCGATAGCTCGTCGCAATGGCAAACGGATTCGCCGCATTCCACACGCTCGTCCGCGCCATGTAAAAACCGGAGCCGTGCAGCACGTTGGTCCCGCTCTTCGAGATCGTCGCGATTGCGCCGCCCGCGCCATGCCCATACATCGCCGAGTAGTTCTGCGTGCTCACGCGAAACTCGCGCACAGCCTCCTGCGAGAACGTATACGCCGCGCCCGACCTCCGCCACGAGGCTGCGTTCCTGCGCGCTCCGCCTCCTTCAATGCCTGTCTCGCTCTGCGCGGCAGAGATCGTGTCGCCGTCGTCGGAGCCTCCGGCTCCCCGCGCCACGGCATGAAAGCCATTGTCGCTGTCGAGGCCATCGATGGACGTGCTGTTCTGGGTAACGGCCAGCCCGCGAAAGCTGACCAGCGCGGTGTTCGCATCCATGCCGCCGGCGTTCGCCGCAGGCGCGAGCAGGGCGAAGCTCTGCCATCGGCGGCCATTGATCGGCAACGTGTCGATCTCCTTCGCGCCGACGACATCTGAGATGGCGCTCTCCGCCGTCTCCTCGATCTCTGTAACACCAGTCTCGGCATCATCGGTGACCGCCACGACCTCGCGCGCACCAGCGACCTGCAACCGCAGCGCAAGCTCGCTCACGCCGCCCGCCTCTACGGCGACGCGGTCGAGCGTGAGCGTGGCAAATCCCGGCGCAGCAATCCTCACGGCATACTCGCCCGCCGGAAGATGCGCCAGCACAAAACTGCCCCGCTCATCGCAGTTCGTTGAGAATCGCAGACCGCGGCCTTCGTCGCTGGCCTCTACCACTGCGCCTGCGACCGCGGCAGCAGCCCGGTTGGAGGCAGTACCGCGAATCGTGCCCTCCACAGGAGCCTGCGCGGAGACACTCGATACTGCAAAGGCAAGAATCAGCGCGAGCAGCAGCCGGGTGCCCCATCTTCGGCGCAGTTTCATTGCGCCCAAGGCGGGAACCGTCTCCCTGATCGTGATCGCGCGCGCGCAGGCGCGCACCCACCGCTCAAACATCCTCTCTCCGCAAATAACTGTGTCGGTTACTGCTCAGCACGACCACGGAAAAAGAAGCGCGTGGGGACCGACCCTCCCAGCTCGACCGATTTGGCATAAGCCGCAGAACCGGTTCGCCACAACATGGAACTGAGGAAGATAGCCGTAGCTTAGCGGAGTTGCCGCAAATAAAAAAGCCGCAACCGCCATGCGCGAACCAGCAAAAGAAAAAGGGCGGCAGCCGAAGCCACCGCCCCATGAGCTGCTACGTCTGCATTAGAACTGCAAGCGCGCTCCAATCTGGACCTGCCGCGGAGCGAACGAGAAGTTGCTCGAGTTCGTCTGAGAGACAGCGCCGAACTGAGAGACCAGAGGATTCGCCGGAGAGGTGTTGAACGTCAGCGTGTTGCCGGTCGGAGCCGCGGACGGTCCCGTCGTACCCAACGTGTAGCCCAGCGTATTGACTGCGGTTATATTTTGGTGATTGATCAGGTTGAAGCTCTCACCCAGCAGCTCCAGCTTCGCGTGCTCCGTAACTGCGAAACGCTTGGAGATACGCAGGTCGAGGACGTTCGTCTTCGGCTGCGAGTAGGCGTTGCGCGCGATGCCGGGAACGCGGAACGTACCTGCCGATCCGTTGATGCCGCCGCCGATAGCGCTCAGGTTCGTGCCCGGCGTTCCGCTGAACCCTGCCGAGAGCGTTCCGCTCGTAGTGATGTTGTAGGGAAGTCCACTCTGTATGGAGTAAGAGGGCGAGAGCTGCCAGTCGTTCGTCAGATACGACAGCAGGCCGGTCTTCTTCCAGGGAGAGGTGAGCACCGAGTTGACGACGAAGCGATTCGGCGTGTTGGAGACTGCATTGCCGTACTCGGCACGGATGTCCTGCGGGTCGAGCAGGTTGTTGGCGGTGCTGTTTGTCTGGTTGTTGACGCCAAAGTCCAGCGCGTGCGACCAGGTATAGTTTGCGTTGAACGAGAAGGAGTTCGAGAACCGGTGGCTGATCTGTCCCACAAGCCCCTCATAGTTGGAGTTCGATCCGCTGAACACCGACGTCAGCGAACCGAAGGAGCAGTTCGGACGCTGGCTGGGGCAGGAACCGGCGACGTTTGGAAGCCTTGCATAAAACTTCGACGTCAGTACCGAGCCGTTCTGAAGAGGTCCCTGACCGGAGGAATCGATGACCGTGTATCGCACGGTAGTCGGCGCGGCCAGGTTGGTGTCGGTGAAGTTCGGCAGCCGACGGCCAAAGGCCCCAAGCCAGGTTACGCCCATCACCCAGTCGTGTCCCAGGTCCTGCTCGATCGTCAGGTCAGCCTGGTGAATCAGGGGGGCCTTGAAGTTCGAGTCGAAGAACACCACGTTCGGCGTACCCGAGAGCGCGCCAGCATTTGCCGGAGGAATCACTCGCGGAAACACTGGGGCATTCGTGGAGGTGGGGGTGTACGACACGGTGTACTGGCCCGCGCCGACGCCGGTGTTGATCAGCGAGTTGTAGATCGTGCCGTTGAGGATGCGCGCGAAAAACTCGCCGTAGCCTCCGCGAACGATCGTCTTGCCGGTGCCGAAGACGTCATAGGCAAAGCCGACGCGCGGCCCGATGTTGGTCTTGTTCGCCGGACGGTTTGAAGTCTGCGGCACAGCCGGGTTCACCAGCGCCGAGAAAGGCGTGGGCAACTGCTCGTACTCATAACGCGCGCCGTAGGTGATCTTCAGCTTCCTGGTCACAGCCCAGTTGTCTTCCGCGAAGAAGGCGTAGTCTCTGGTCTGGAACTCCAGCCCCGGCCTTCCGAATCCCTGCACGAAGCTGCTGTAGTTCCTCGCCGTGCCAAGGGTTGCGGCATTCTGAGCAAGATAGAAGTCGGTGAAGTAGTTCGTCAGGTTGGAATAGCTGTAGACGCCAAAGCCCGAGAACAGGTTGTTGACGATGTCGTTGGTATGGATGAAGTCCATGCCGAACTTAACGTTGTGCTTTCCGTGGACGTAGTTGGCCGTATCGGCGACCTGCCAGCGGCGTTCGTCCGGAAGGGCGGCACGGTTGAGGAAGTTCGGCGTGCCGAAGGTAAAGAGACTGGTGATGCTGACGCTCGGTGGCGCGCCCAGCGGATTGGCGTAGCCTCCGCCCGAGGCCATCAGGTTTG from Acidobacteriota bacterium includes:
- a CDS encoding carboxypeptidase regulatory-like domain-containing protein translates to MKLRRRWGTRLLLALILAFAVSSVSAQAPVEGTIRGTASNRAAAAVAGAVVEASDEGRGLRFSTNCDERGSFVLAHLPAGEYAVRIAAPGFATLTLDRVAVEAGGVSELALRLQVAGAREVVAVTDDAETGVTEIEETAESAISDVVGAKEIDTLPINGRRWQSFALLAPAANAGGMDANTALVSFRGLAVTQNSTSIDGLDSDNGFHAVARGAGGSDDGDTISAAQSETGIEGGGARRNAASWRRSGAAYTFSQEAVREFRVSTQNYSAMYGHGAGGAIATISKSGTNVLHGSGFYMARTSVWNAANPFAIATSYRDGTVTAAYVKPPDLRQQFGGTVGGAAVRNRLFYFYAFDQQRRGFEGISAPGDPNFYALTVTQRALLANRGATPANVNAALNYLNSLTGRVQRRDDQTINFIKLDWQATSKNRVSAQYNRLRSAVPAGLRGAPVVDRGVASFGSGYTKVDAASARWLWAASPRFANEVRVAYARDFQFEQAQIPLPQEPAIGLGGLSPQISIGPNGFSFGTPAGVGRRAYPEERRAQFADIATLAAGRHFLQAGFDLSAVHDQVSALDNTVGTFRYDSSATNGHAGGLVDWITDYTFNVRAYPNGGCPSINAAAHRFCFQSYTQSFGEQAASWSTMDLAGFVQERWRPRANLSIDAGVRYEYELLPLPQRPNAALDAVFGSIGATSVFPEDRNNLGPRIGAAWAPFGAGRGVVRIGYGVYYGRVPGATVRSALVNTALAASATSVRITPSTITNCPQVANQGFGYVCAYVAAPPAAVAATTSATVFSRRFRTPMVQQGSVAVERGVGANVVLSATYLLNIDRQLPGAVDINIAPSSETKLFQLQGGAASTGVRDGDTFVLPVYSSRVSNSFGPVTAVTSNVSASYNALVLEAQRRSRRGLEFRAAWTWSKAIDNGQSAGAVPGLNAQLDPFTVRYDRGLSRLNFPHKVVLSAVWQPRLKTSEQWLSRATNGWTLSGIFYETSGRPYSYEIFGGVRLNGGRESINGAGGAVYLPTVGRNTLRLPDTSRLELRVARSVRLAERVRIRGVVDAFNLFNRVNYTGVQQRAFLVGTPAAGVTPLIYQDATAVAAEGLNVRPFGTYTEAGTSQARERQLQMSLRLDF
- a CDS encoding TonB-dependent receptor; translation: MTIKNLMRYALIAMLCCGVCLSGHAQSATDGAIGGTVEDTAGLAVPNATITIRSNTTNAEQTTTSDSSGFFRLVHLPASAFTVTISAPGFQSYQSKNVIVQVGLLTDISPRLTVGSTSATVEVTSEAPALNTVSPEFSNVIPQNILQDMPVSNYRWSAYASLTPGVVVDASGFGLLSFRGQSTLMNNVTIDGADDNQAYFSEERGRTRAGYSTAKSSIQEFQVNVSNYSTEFGRAAGGVVNSVTKSGGNQFHGDLYFLDRDASWGAASAQAKLTTVSPTGTLVTTPVKPTDKRKQYGGAIGGPIWKDKIFFFFAGDRFDHNFPAVAIATAPLNLFTLPDLTLPAGKVCNGTGGAAPSTIDAAACTLQSKLNRPTYTVAAQNYIDGVNGLNSMLGTVPRKGLQTIFFPKLDWQINGRNHASFEFNRLRWTSPAGIQTGLTSTNGIRSFGNDDVRVSFLIARLQTQINDHLSNEVRYQYGRDFEFEYGQVPTPYEQTNLMASGGGYANPLGAPPSVSITSLFTFGTPNFLNRAALPDERRWQVADTANYVHGKHNVKFGMDFIHTNDIVNNLFSGFGVYSYSNLTNYFTDFYLAQNAATLGTARNYSSFVQGFGRPGLEFQTRDYAFFAEDNWAVTRKLKITYGARYEYEQLPTPFSALVNPAVPQTSNRPANKTNIGPRVGFAYDVFGTGKTIVRGGYGEFFARILNGTIYNSLINTGVGAGQYTVSYTPTSTNAPVFPRVIPPANAGALSGTPNVVFFDSNFKAPLIHQADLTIEQDLGHDWVMGVTWLGAFGRRLPNFTDTNLAAPTTVRYTVIDSSGQGPLQNGSVLTSKFYARLPNVAGSCPSQRPNCSFGSLTSVFSGSNSNYEGLVGQISHRFSNSFSFNANYTWSHALDFGVNNQTNSTANNLLDPQDIRAEYGNAVSNTPNRFVVNSVLTSPWKKTGLLSYLTNDWQLSPSYSIQSGLPYNITTSGTLSAGFSGTPGTNLSAIGGGINGSAGTFRVPGIARNAYSQPKTNVLDLRISKRFAVTEHAKLELLGESFNLINHQNITAVNTLGYTLGTTGPSAAPTGNTLTFNTSPANPLVSQFGAVSQTNSSNFSFAPRQVQIGARLQF